CGTCTTCCACGGAGACGTGGTTCCCGCGCCGGCGCACGAGTGGAAGAAGCCGCCCTTCGAACCGTATGTGGAGAAGGGCCGCCTCCATGGCCGGGGCGTCGAGGACGACAAGGGGCCGCTGGCCTCCGCGCTCGTGGCGCTCGCGATGGCGAAGGAGCTGGGACTGTCCCCGCGGCAGGGCAAGGTGCTCGTCATCGTCGGCAACGGCGAGGAGAGCGACTGGACGGGCATGCAGCAGTACGCGGAGACGCAGAAGCCGCACCCCACGCACGTCATCTCGGTGGACTCGGACTACCCGGTCATCGCGGCGCAGTGTGGCTTCGTCGCCTGGCAGCTCGAGGCCGAGCTGGGGGCCGTGCCGGAGAAGCCCACCGAGGGCCAGCTGCGCGCCGTGGACGTCACCGCGGGCGAGTTCCTCACCCAGGTGCCCGGTGCCGCCACGCTGAAGCTGGAGCCCGCGGGACTCGCGCCGGAGAAGGCGCTTGCCGCCGTGCGGGAGGCCGTGGCCGCGGTGGGCAAGGAGCGCCCCTCGCTGCGCGCCGAGGTGAAGCAGGAAGGCAACCGGGTCATCCTCACGACCCACGGAAAGGCCGTGCACGCCTCGGTGGCGGAGGAGGGGGCCAACGCCCTGTGGGACCTGGCCGCCGTGGCCGCGAAGCTGCCGCTGGAGCCCAACGGCATCGAGGCCATGCTGAAGGCGGTGACGCTCCGCTTCGATGGGGACCACTGGGGCGAGAAGCTGGGCGTGGCCTACCAGGACGAGCTGATGGGCCGCCTCCTCGTCGCGCCCACCGTGCTGCGCGTGAAGGACGGCAAGGTGGGCCTGGGCATCAACATGCGCCGGCCCCGGGGCAAGGATGCGGCCGTCTTCAACGCCTCGCTCGATGCCGCCGCGGAGCGGCTCTCCCAGGACACCGGTGGCCGGGTGAAGGAGGTGAAGGGCGGAAAGCCGGGCGAGGGTGGCCGCTACGTGGGTGACCCGCATGTGGCGGACACGTCCGGGCCGCTCGTCACCACGCTGCTCGACATCTACAAGCGGCACCGCAACGAGCCGGACGCGAAGCCACAGTCCGTGCGCGGTGGCACGTACGCGCGCCTCTTCCCGCGCTCCGTCGACTTCGGGCCCGCCTTCCCCGGGGACCTCTACACGGGCCACGCCCCGGACGAGTCCATCTCGCTCGACAACCTCGACGCCACCACCCGCATGGTCGCCGAGGCCCTCCACACGCTGGCCCTCACGCCGCCCGAGAAGTGAGGCCCGTCGGCGCTCGTGCGCGAGCCCGAGTCAGAGTGAGCCACCCGGCCGGGGAACGGGTCGGGTGGCCGCGTCGAAGCAGGAGCGGCAGGTTCCCGGGAAGGCATCGATGAACGCCTGCCGCATCTCGGGTTCTGCCTCGAAGACGGCCATCCAGACGGACCAGTGGCCCTGACTTCTCGCCGAATCGATGATGGCGTCGCGGATGTCCGGATCGCCTCTTTTCCGCTGCCATCTTCCCAGGCTCCGCTGGGCCATGTCCCAGGCCTCGCGCCGATTGAGCCAGCGGAGATCCCGAGAGCGGGGATCGCTCGCGGGGGTCTTGTCCAGGCCGAACAGCTTCAGCGTCCTGCGCGCTTTGTCCCGCTGTTCCGGTGCGAGCTCGGGATGGGGGGAAATGAGTCCTTCCTCTCCGTAGCGGAAGGCACGCGCCGTGTTGTCCCTGTCGGGCAGATAGACGTCGGAGGTCTGTGCTCCCTTGGTGCCGTTGCAGTTGGCGCAGGCGAGCAGGAAATTCTCCCAGTCGAGCTCCCGGTGTGGGGCATGGAGCTTGGGCTCGATGTGGTCGATGGTCAGGGCTGCGCTCTGGCGTACCTCGCAGTACGCGCAATACCTGCCGAATCTCGCGATGAGGCTCGATTTGGCTTCCTGGTAGACCGCCATTCGCACTGGATGCCCGGCGGTATCCAGCGGGTGAGGGCCTCGCTCGACAGGCCTCATCGAGGTTCCTCGTCCTGGCCCAGTCCGGCGGCCTCACGTTCCATGCGCAGGAAGGCGTGATACGCCACGTTGTCGCTGAAGGGCGCGGACAGCTCATCGAGTCGGAGCTTGAGGGACTCGCGCCGTTCTGGAGACGTGGTGGCCTTGGCCTCTTGGAGGACCCGGTAGTACTCCTCCGCCGCCTCCATCATCTTCTGGTAACGCTCGCTGCGCTGCGGCACTTCGACGCCCATCACCTGCTCGGCGATATCCTCGATGCTCTGACTCGGAGGCCCGGATTGCGTGGGCTCCTCGAGGTTGATGAGCTCCCCAGGTCTCAATGACTGGATGATGAAGGGCGAGTGCGTCGTCGCCACGAACTGGACCTGGGGGAAGGTGGTGCGCAGGTCATCCACCACGCGCCGCTGCCACTTGGGGTGGAGGTGGAGGTCGATCTCATCGATGAGGACGATGCCCGGCGTCTGTTCCGCCGCGCGCTCTCCGAGATGTGGATTCAGGACGGCCGCGCGGTAGGCGATGTCGGCCACCATCGCCAGCATGTTGCGCACGCCATCGCTCAGCATCCGAAAGGGCAGCTGACGCCCGTCCTCGGCCTCCGCGAGCAGGTCATCCTGGTTGATGTCGAACCAGACCCGCTTCCATCCCACCATGCAGCGGACCACGGCGGTCTTCACTGCTTCCAATGTTCCGATGGTTCGCCCCTGTTGGAGCTGCACCAGCTCCATTCTCTTGGCCCATTTCAGAAGCAGCTTCTGATTCGAGGCGGGATCCAGACAGCCGATATACCCCTCAAGTCGTGAGGTGGGTGGCGCGGGTTCCAACGGGTGCTCATGCTTCTGTAGCCAGAGCCGTCCCGTTCCATAATAGGAGAGGAGCGGCAACGTGATGTCCTGTCCTGCCTGCACCTGACGCTGCCAAGTGGCTGCGATCGGCAGGAGTGGATTCTCATGGATGTTGAGGGTGTATTCGTCCTTGGAGCGGCGCCACGAGAGTTGCTCGCCTTCCAGCCGACCCGTGCACTGCACCTGGACCGGGAACTGCTGCTCGATGGTGGCGATTCCATCCTTCAGGTAGACGACCCGGCGAACGTCATCCTCTCGAACGAAGGGGGCCGAGATTTCCTTCAGGGTGATTCCGACGAGGAAGCTCCCCGCCCCGATGGCCAACGCATCCAGCACGGCCGTCTTGCCGGCACCGTTCTCGCCGATCAACACGTTGAACTGGTCGGAGAGCGTGAAGGTGCGCTGGTCGAAGCCGCGGAAATTGGTGACCTCGAGTCGGTGAATCTTCACCCCTACCTCCTGCCGGTGCGTCCGGGCGACGGTGCCCACTGGGAGCCGATGCTCTTATGGCCCAACACGCGCCTTCAGGGAACGTCATTCCCGGCCGGCTCCTTGCCGGGCTCGGGGAGGCCGCGCGGCAGGCGCACGGTGAAGGTCGTGCCACCCGCCTGGGTGGAGTGCACCGTCACCTGACCCCCGTGCGCGTGCGCCACCTGCTGGACGATGTACAGCCCCAGTCCCACGCTGCGCGTGGCTGCCTTGCCGGTGGTGCCGCGCCGGAAGGGCTGGAACAGCACCGCCTGAAGCTCGGGGCCAATGGGCTCTCCCTCGTTGTGCACGGAGAGGAGCACCTCGGGGCCGGCGTCGCGCACCTCCACGCGCACGGGCGTGTCCGGCCTCCCGTGCTGCAGGGCATTGCTCACCAGGTTGCCCACCACCTGCGCCAGCCGGTCCGGGTCCCAGCACCCCCACCCGTCTCCCTCCACCTCCAACTCCAGCCTCCGGCCCGTGTTGGCCACCTGCAACTCCTCCACCGCGCTCCGACAGATGTCGTGCAGGTTCACCCGCTCGCGGTGCACGGGCAGTCCACCCCCGATGCTGCTGCGCGCGAAGTCGAGGATGTCCGTGAGCATCCTCGCCATCCTCGCCGCGCTGTTGCGGATGCGCTCCACCGCCCGCACTCCTCCCTCGCTCAGCTCCTCCGTCCTCCGCAGCAGGAAGGCCGAGGCGGTGATGGCGTTGAGTGGGTTGCGCAGGTCGTGCCCCACCACCGCGATGAGCTGCTCGCGCATCTCGCCGGAGTGGCGCAGCTCGGCCTCCACCTCCTTCTGCTTCGTGATGTCCACCACCACGCAGCCCAGGCCCACCACCTCGCCGCTCTCCGTCCGCACCGGGTAGTAGTTGCCCAGCCAGTGACGGGTGGGGGTGTTCCCACGAGGCTGGCTGCTGAACTCGTGGTTGGACTGCGGCTGACCCGTCTCGACGACCCGGCGGAAGATGGGCTCGCAGACGTCGGCGACCCGGCTGGGCAGCACCTCCCGCACGGTCTTCCCCAGGTGGAAGTCCACGGGCTTGCCATGGAGCTCCGCCAGCGTCTCGTTGATGCGAAGGAAGCGCAGCTCCCGGTCCATGAGGCTGATGCCCACCGGGGCGGCCTCCAGCAGCGTGTTCAGCTGCGCCAGCGCTCGCTGCACCTCGTCCCGCGCCGCCCGCTCGCGCCCGGCCAGATCCGCCTGCACGATGAAGCCGGTGGCGCGGGTGATCATCGCGCGGAAGAGCAGCTTGTCGGACTCGCTGAAGTCGAAGACGGTCCGTGAGCTCATGTGCGCCACGCCCACCAGGTTGTCCCCGTGCAGCAGGGGGATGCTGTAGCTGGCGCGAATGCCGAGCCGCCGGATGACGTCGTACGCCAGCCTCGGGTCGGTGGCCACCGAGCGCGAGGAGATGGGGTGACGCTCGGCGGCGACCCTGCCGCTGATGCCCTCGCCGATGGGAATGGTGTAGTCGTCGGCCAGCCCCTCCCGGGCGCCCAGCCCCTCGGCCGCGCGCACCCGCAGCCGGTCTTCCTCCCTCAGGAGGATGGAGGCCGCGTCCACCGCCACCGCCGCCTCCATCAACACCTTCAGCAGCTTGGGCAGGAAGGTGTCCACGTCCTCGCTCTCCAGCGCGGCCTGGGAGACACGCTCCAGCGCCTGCAGCATCCGCTCGCGCACCCGTGCGTAGCTGGTGACGGCGCGTGTGATGCCCTGGTCGATGGCCTCGTCGAGCAGCTCCAACTCGGCGAAGCTCGGCCAGTGGTTCTCCCGCTCCAGGCTCCGGAGGATGCAGTTGCGCAGCAGTCCGTACTCGAAGGCCACCTCTCCCGGCTCGTACCCCAGCTCCAGCCGCTCCAGGGCGTGCTCGTCGGTGATGGCCAGGGGCAGCTGGGGGGCGTGCTCGTCGTGGACGTGCTCCGCCGCGTCCGCGAGCTTGTCCAGGAACTCGGGGATGTGGTCGCGCAGTTGCTCGCCGCCCGGCCGCTGCTCCGGGTGCCACGCGCGCAGGGCGCGCTCCCAGTCCGAGAGGATGTCCTCCCGGTGCTTGCGGAGGAAGTCCGCCAGCCGATGGGGTTCACCGGGCTCCGGACCGGATGGCCGGAGCGGTTGAGGTGGATCCTGGTCCCTCATGAGAGCGCTCCCCGAAGGCTGCCTCCCCGCCGCCAGCCTTGAGACTGCTCATGCAAGGAGGGCATGGCGTCGTACCAGCGAACCAGGAGGAGGCGCCCGGGAGGGGCCCGCCCCTTCCCTCGTCACGC
This is a stretch of genomic DNA from Archangium violaceum. It encodes these proteins:
- a CDS encoding Sapep family Mn(2+)-dependent dipeptidase, which translates into the protein MRSRLLVPLCLLLPSLALAGDARCKGTAQARAARFSEKALKGKSPAERYAEYVRACALDEVVDLTKSLVRFKTVSSEQPAAKSPEIAAMGRFLEKWARGRGLGFRAVGGNEVFELSWGEGEPRLGFVFHGDVVPAPAHEWKKPPFEPYVEKGRLHGRGVEDDKGPLASALVALAMAKELGLSPRQGKVLVIVGNGEESDWTGMQQYAETQKPHPTHVISVDSDYPVIAAQCGFVAWQLEAELGAVPEKPTEGQLRAVDVTAGEFLTQVPGAATLKLEPAGLAPEKALAAVREAVAAVGKERPSLRAEVKQEGNRVILTTHGKAVHASVAEEGANALWDLAAVAAKLPLEPNGIEAMLKAVTLRFDGDHWGEKLGVAYQDELMGRLLVAPTVLRVKDGKVGLGINMRRPRGKDAAVFNASLDAAAERLSQDTGGRVKEVKGGKPGEGGRYVGDPHVADTSGPLVTTLLDIYKRHRNEPDAKPQSVRGGTYARLFPRSVDFGPAFPGDLYTGHAPDESISLDNLDATTRMVAEALHTLALTPPEK
- a CDS encoding retron system putative HNH endonuclease; translated protein: MAVYQEAKSSLIARFGRYCAYCEVRQSAALTIDHIEPKLHAPHRELDWENFLLACANCNGTKGAQTSDVYLPDRDNTARAFRYGEEGLISPHPELAPEQRDKARRTLKLFGLDKTPASDPRSRDLRWLNRREAWDMAQRSLGRWQRKRGDPDIRDAIIDSARSQGHWSVWMAVFEAEPEMRQAFIDAFPGTCRSCFDAATRPVPRPGGSL
- a CDS encoding AAA family ATPase, producing the protein MKIHRLEVTNFRGFDQRTFTLSDQFNVLIGENGAGKTAVLDALAIGAGSFLVGITLKEISAPFVREDDVRRVVYLKDGIATIEQQFPVQVQCTGRLEGEQLSWRRSKDEYTLNIHENPLLPIAATWQRQVQAGQDITLPLLSYYGTGRLWLQKHEHPLEPAPPTSRLEGYIGCLDPASNQKLLLKWAKRMELVQLQQGRTIGTLEAVKTAVVRCMVGWKRVWFDINQDDLLAEAEDGRQLPFRMLSDGVRNMLAMVADIAYRAAVLNPHLGERAAEQTPGIVLIDEIDLHLHPKWQRRVVDDLRTTFPQVQFVATTHSPFIIQSLRPGELINLEEPTQSGPPSQSIEDIAEQVMGVEVPQRSERYQKMMEAAEEYYRVLQEAKATTSPERRESLKLRLDELSAPFSDNVAYHAFLRMEREAAGLGQDEEPR
- a CDS encoding ATP-binding protein, encoding MRDQDPPQPLRPSGPEPGEPHRLADFLRKHREDILSDWERALRAWHPEQRPGGEQLRDHIPEFLDKLADAAEHVHDEHAPQLPLAITDEHALERLELGYEPGEVAFEYGLLRNCILRSLERENHWPSFAELELLDEAIDQGITRAVTSYARVRERMLQALERVSQAALESEDVDTFLPKLLKVLMEAAVAVDAASILLREEDRLRVRAAEGLGAREGLADDYTIPIGEGISGRVAAERHPISSRSVATDPRLAYDVIRRLGIRASYSIPLLHGDNLVGVAHMSSRTVFDFSESDKLLFRAMITRATGFIVQADLAGRERAARDEVQRALAQLNTLLEAAPVGISLMDRELRFLRINETLAELHGKPVDFHLGKTVREVLPSRVADVCEPIFRRVVETGQPQSNHEFSSQPRGNTPTRHWLGNYYPVRTESGEVVGLGCVVVDITKQKEVEAELRHSGEMREQLIAVVGHDLRNPLNAITASAFLLRRTEELSEGGVRAVERIRNSAARMARMLTDILDFARSSIGGGLPVHRERVNLHDICRSAVEELQVANTGRRLELEVEGDGWGCWDPDRLAQVVGNLVSNALQHGRPDTPVRVEVRDAGPEVLLSVHNEGEPIGPELQAVLFQPFRRGTTGKAATRSVGLGLYIVQQVAHAHGGQVTVHSTQAGGTTFTVRLPRGLPEPGKEPAGNDVP